The following are encoded together in the Salmonella enterica subsp. enterica serovar Choleraesuis genome:
- a CDS encoding LysR family transcriptional regulator codes for MNLRTVDLNLLVVLDALLDEAHVTRAADRLAMSQSAASAALARARDLFNDPLLERGRDEMRLTPLAQQLRVPLKAVLTEIGALIDSPDAPVSEIHQTLRITMADYPALYILPALLQELQRAAPGIDIVVQPWSGNVPTREMLVSGRSDLAITVLPDSRDEALHCEKLLDEHYMVAMRADHPASRGFNLESWLRYPHIAVSGNGVRKTQVDDELQRYGYSRRIGLVVPGFQMAVTLLAQTDYLALVPSRALAHDSGLITFPPPLPISGFPIHLAWHTRRAQDRGLRYVASLIASLVN; via the coding sequence ATGAATTTACGCACCGTCGATCTAAACCTTTTAGTCGTGCTGGATGCGCTACTGGACGAAGCACACGTGACTCGCGCCGCCGACAGGCTGGCTATGTCGCAGTCGGCCGCTTCCGCTGCGCTTGCCCGCGCCCGGGATTTATTTAATGACCCATTGCTGGAACGGGGCAGAGATGAGATGCGCCTGACGCCGCTGGCCCAGCAACTACGAGTTCCCCTGAAAGCGGTGCTAACAGAGATAGGGGCGCTGATTGATTCACCTGATGCGCCGGTAAGCGAAATTCATCAGACTTTGCGGATAACCATGGCCGATTATCCGGCGCTCTACATTTTGCCTGCACTGTTACAGGAGCTACAGCGAGCCGCGCCGGGGATAGATATTGTGGTTCAACCCTGGAGTGGAAACGTACCCACTCGCGAAATGCTGGTTTCCGGGCGCAGTGATTTGGCTATTACGGTACTGCCAGACAGCAGGGATGAGGCGTTGCATTGTGAAAAGCTGCTCGATGAGCACTACATGGTTGCGATGCGAGCAGACCACCCGGCGTCACGGGGATTTAATCTGGAAAGCTGGCTCCGTTATCCACATATTGCGGTATCCGGCAATGGCGTGCGCAAAACACAGGTGGATGATGAGCTGCAGCGTTATGGGTATTCCCGGCGGATTGGGCTGGTGGTGCCGGGTTTTCAAATGGCGGTGACGCTGCTGGCCCAAACTGATTACCTGGCATTGGTGCCATCGCGCGCGCTGGCCCATGATTCTGGGTTGATAACATTTCCGCCGCCATTGCCAATTTCTGGTTTCCCCATTCACCTGGCATGGCATACCCGACGTGCCCAGGACCGTGGGCTGCGCTATGTAGCGTCGCTTATCGCCAGTCTGGTTAATTAG